The Sulfuricystis thermophila genome segment CGGTGGCGGTGATCGTGCGGCAGGAGATCGTGTTTTTCATCATGGGCGGGGTGTTCGTCGCCGAGACCGTCTCGGTGATGCTGCAGGTCGGCTGGTTCAAGTTCACCAAGTGGAAGACCGGCACCGGCCAGCGCATCCTGCTGATGGCGCCGCTGCACCACCATTACGAGCAGGTCGGCTGGAAAGAGACCCAGGTCGTCGTGCGTTTCTGGATCATCACCATCCTCCTGGTGCTGATCGGTCTGTCGACATTGAAGATCCGATGAATCTCGCCGGCAAACACGTGCTGATCCTCGGCCTGGGTGAATCGGGCCTGGCGGCCGCCCGCTGGTGCGACCGCCAGGGCGCGCGGCTGCGCATCGCCGACACACGGACGAATCCGCCGGGCCTCGAGGCCCTGCAGTGCCGTCTCGCCAGCGCCGAGTTTCGTGCCGGCGAATTCGACAAGACGCTGCTCGACGGCATCGATCTCGTCGTGCTCTCGCCGGGCCTGTCGCCCGGCATGCTGGTGGTGATCCATGCCCGCGCCCGGGGCATTCCGGTGGTCGGCGAGATCGAGCTGTTCGCCCAGGCGCTGCGCGCGCTCGCGCAGCACGTGCCGGTGATCGCGATCACCGGCACCAACGGCAAGACGACGACGACCGCGCTCACCGGCCATCTGCTCGCCGCCAGCGGCCGCACGGTGGGCGTGGCCGGCAACATTTCGCCGGCCGCGCTCGATGCCCTGATGGACTTTCAGGACCAAGGCGCCCTGCCCGAGGCCTGGGTGCTGGAACTGTCGAGCTTCCAGCTCGAAACCACCGAAACGCTCGACGCCACCGCGGCGACGGTGCTCAACGTCTCGGACGACCACCTCGACCGCTACATCGATCTGGACGACTACGCCAGCGCCAAGGCGCGCATCTTCCGCGGCACGGGCACCCAGGTGCTCAACCGCGACGATCCACGAGTGAAACGCATGGCGATTCCCGGCCGCAAGCTGATCACCTTCGGCCTCGATGCGCCTGCCGATGCCAACGACTTCGGCCTGCGCGAAAACCGCAACGAGCCCTGGCTGGTGCAGGGCGACCGTTTCCTGCTGCCGGTCGGCGCACTGCCGCTCGCCGGTCTGCACAATGCCGCGAACGTGCTGGCGGCATTGGCGCTGTGCACCGCGATCGGCCTCGAGCCGGTCAAGCTCTTGCCGGCGCTGCGGACATTCCGCGGCCTGCCGCACCGCGTCGAGAAAGTGACGACGATCGGCGGCGTGACCTTCTACGACGATTCGAAGGGCACCAACGTCGGCGCCACCGTCGCCGCGCTCCGAGGACTGGGGACGAAGTCCGTCGTCATCCTCGGCGGCGATGGCAAGGGACAGGATTTTTCTCAGCTTGTGCCCGCCGTCGCCCAGCACGCCCGCGCCGTGGTGCTGATCGGCCGTGACGCGCCGCTGATCGAGCAGGCCATCGCCGGCTGCGGCGTGCCGCTGAGGAACGCGACCGACATGGCCGATGCGGTGCGCACCGCGGCCAGACTGGCGCAGACCGGCGATGCGGTGCTGCTCTCACCGGCCTGCGCGAGCTTCGACATGTTCAAGAATTACGCACACCGCGCCGAAGTATTTCGGGCGGCGGTCGCCGAACTGGAGGCCCGGGCATGAACACCGCCGTGCTCGGCCGCCGTGTTGGCGGCGCCTCCACCGCCAACGAAATCGACCCGCTGCTGCTTTGGCCGGCGCTCGCGCTGCTCCTGACTGGCCTGGTGATGGTGTATTCGGCCTCGATCGCCACCGCCGAGGGTTCGGCCTTCAGCGGCCATACGCCGACCTACTTTCTGGTACGCCATACCGCCTTCCTGCTGATCGGGCTGGTCTGGGCGCTGATCGTCTTCCAGATTCCGCTGCGCATCTGGCAGCAGCTGGCGCCCTGGCTGTTCCTCGCCGGCGTGGTGTTGCTGGCGGTCGTGCTGATCCCCGGCATCGGCAGGTCGGTCAATGGCGCGCAGCGCTGGATCGGGCTCGGCCCTATCAATGTCCAGCCCTCGGAGTTCATGAAGCTCGCCGCCGTGCTCTATGCGGCGGACTACACGGCAAGAAAGCTCACCGAGATGGGCAGCTTCCGACGCGGCTTCGTGCCGCTGGCGGCGGTGATGATCGTCGTCGCCGCACTGCTCTTGCGCGAGCCGGATTTCGGCGCCTTCGTCGTCATCATCGGCATCGCGATGGGCATCCTGTTCCTCGGCGGCATGAACGGCCGGCTGTTCGCCTTCCTGATCGTCGCCATGGCCATCGCCTTCGCGCTCTTGATCATCTCTTCGCCTTACCGCTGGGAACGCATCATCAGCTACATGGACCCCTGGCGCGACGCCTTCGGCAAAGGCTACCAGCTCTCGCACGCGCTGATCGCCTTCGGGCGCGGCGAGTGGTTCGGCGTCGGTCTGGGCGCTTCGGTCGAGAAGCTGTTTTATCTCCCCGAGGCGCACACCGATTTCCTGCTCGCGGTGATCGCCGAGGAGCTCGGCTTCGTCGGCGTCGTGGCGGTCGTCCTGCTGTTCGCGCTGCTCACCTGGCGATCCTTCATGGTCGGCCGCCAGGCCCTGCTGCTCGACCGCGTCTACGCCAGTCTCGTCGCGCAGGGCATCGGCATCTGGCTCGGCTTGCAGAGCTTCATCAACATGGGCGTCAATATGGGGCTGTTGCCCACCAAGGGGCTGACGCTGCCGTTGATGAGCTTCGGCGGTTCCGGCATCGTCGCCAACTGTGTCGCGCTCGCTGTGCTGCTGCGCGTGGACTTCGAGAACAGAAGATTGATGAGGGGATTGCCGGCATGAAAATAATGGCCCCCCACGCTCGTAAAACCAACTCGCTGCCCCCCACAGGGGGGCGCATGCTGCCTTGGGGCAGCCCGGCGGCAGCATGAAGACCATCGTCATCATGGCGGGAGGCACCGGCGGTCACATCATGCCCGGTCTCGCGGTCGCCGACCGGTTGCGCGATGCCGGCTGGAAAGTGGTCTGGATGGGCAACCCGGATGGCATGGAGGCGAAGCTCGTGCCGCCGCGTCATTACGAAATGGCCTGGGTGCGCTTTTCCGCCTTGCGCGGCAAGGGGCTCAAGCGCCAGCTGCTGCTGCCCTTCAACCTGCTCACCGCCTTCTGGCAGGCCTGGCGCGCCTTTGGAAAGATTCGTCCGGACGTCGTGCTGGGCATGGGCGGCTTCATCAGCTTTCCCGGCGGGATGATGGCCAGCCTGCGCGGCATCCCGCTGGTGCTGCACGAGCAGAATTCGATCCCCGGCTTGGCCAACAAAGTGCTCGCCCATGTCGCCGATCGCGTGCTGACCGGTTTTCCCGATACATTCAGGAAAGGCCGCTGGGTCGGCAATCCGGTACGGCCGGAGATCGCCGCGTTGCCACCGCCCGCCGAGCGCTATGGCGCGCGCAGCGGCCGGCTGCAAGTGCTGGTGCTCGGCGGCAGCCTCGGCGCTGCGGCGCTCAACGAAACCGTGCCGAAGGCCCTCGCATTGTTGCCGGAGGACGAACGTCCCGAGGTCGTGCATCAGTCGGGCGAAAAGCATCTCGACGCGTTGCGCGCCGCCTATGCCGCCGCCGGCGTCCATGCACACACCGTGGCCTTCATCGCCGACATGGCGGGCGCCTATGAATGGGCGGACCTGGTGATCTGCCGCGCCGGCGCGGCGACGATCGCCGAGCTTGCCGCCGCGGGCGTGGCGAGCATCCTGGTGCCTTTCCCGCATGCGGTCGACGACCATCAGACCGCGAACGCGCGCTTCCTCGCCCAGGCGGGTGCGGCGATCCTGCTGCCCCAGAGCGAGCTGACGCCGGAGCGCCTCGCGCTGATCCGCGCTCTGAAACGCCCGCAACTGATCGAGATGGCGGAGAAGGCGCGCGCGCTGGCGATGCCCGAAGCAACCGCCGCCGTGGCGGCCACCTGTGAAGAGGTCTGCAAATGAAACACAAGGTCAGACGCATCCACTTCGTCGGCATCGGCGGGGCTGGCATGTCGGGCATCGCCGAGGTGCTCGCCAACCAGGGTTTCGAGGTGAGCGGTTCCGATCTCGCCTCCTCGGCGGTGACGTGTCGTTTGCAGGAGCTCGGCGTGCGCATCGCCATCGGCCATGCCGCCGAGAACATCGCCGGCGCGGATGCGGTGGTGGTCTCGAGTGCGGTCAAGGACGACAATCCGGAAGTCGTTGCCGCACGGCAAAATCACATTCCGGTCGTGCCGCGCGCCCAGATGCTCGCCGAGCTGATGCGCTTGAAACAGGGCATCGCGATCGCCGGCACACACGGCAAGACGACGACCACCAGCCTCACCGCGAGCTGTCTGGCCGAGGCCGGCCTCGATCCGACTTTCGTCATCGGCGGCCGGCTCAATTCGGCCGGCGCGAATGCGCGCCTCGGCAGCGGCGAGTTCCTCGTCGCCGAAGCGGACGAATCGGACGCCTCCTTCCTCTATCTCTCGCCGGTGATCGCGGTGGTGACCAACATCGATGCCGACCACATGGACACCTACGGCCACGATTTCGGCCGACTCGAGCAGGCTTTCGTCGATTTCCTGCATCGTCTGCCGTTCTATGGCGTCGCGGTGCTGTGCATCGACGATCCGCATGTGCGCGCCATCCTGCCGCGCGTCGCCAAGCAGGTGGTCACCTATGGCTTCAGTCCTGACGCCAACATCCGCGCCGAGAACGTGCGTGCGGAGGGCGCCCGCATGCATTTCGATTGCATACGCCGCAATGGCGCGGTCTCGCGCCTGGCGGTGACACTGAACCTGCCCGGTGAACACAACGTCCGCAATGCGCTCGCCGCGATCGCGGTGGCCACCGAAGTCGGCGCTGGCGACACGGCAATCCTCAAGGCACTGGCCGAATTCACCGGCGTCGGGCGACGCTTCCAGCGCTACGGCGAGGTGGCTCTCCCCGGCGGCGGCA includes the following:
- the murD gene encoding UDP-N-acetylmuramoyl-L-alanine--D-glutamate ligase, which codes for MNLAGKHVLILGLGESGLAAARWCDRQGARLRIADTRTNPPGLEALQCRLASAEFRAGEFDKTLLDGIDLVVLSPGLSPGMLVVIHARARGIPVVGEIELFAQALRALAQHVPVIAITGTNGKTTTTALTGHLLAASGRTVGVAGNISPAALDALMDFQDQGALPEAWVLELSSFQLETTETLDATAATVLNVSDDHLDRYIDLDDYASAKARIFRGTGTQVLNRDDPRVKRMAIPGRKLITFGLDAPADANDFGLRENRNEPWLVQGDRFLLPVGALPLAGLHNAANVLAALALCTAIGLEPVKLLPALRTFRGLPHRVEKVTTIGGVTFYDDSKGTNVGATVAALRGLGTKSVVILGGDGKGQDFSQLVPAVAQHARAVVLIGRDAPLIEQAIAGCGVPLRNATDMADAVRTAARLAQTGDAVLLSPACASFDMFKNYAHRAEVFRAAVAELEARA
- the ftsW gene encoding putative lipid II flippase FtsW, which produces MNTAVLGRRVGGASTANEIDPLLLWPALALLLTGLVMVYSASIATAEGSAFSGHTPTYFLVRHTAFLLIGLVWALIVFQIPLRIWQQLAPWLFLAGVVLLAVVLIPGIGRSVNGAQRWIGLGPINVQPSEFMKLAAVLYAADYTARKLTEMGSFRRGFVPLAAVMIVVAALLLREPDFGAFVVIIGIAMGILFLGGMNGRLFAFLIVAMAIAFALLIISSPYRWERIISYMDPWRDAFGKGYQLSHALIAFGRGEWFGVGLGASVEKLFYLPEAHTDFLLAVIAEELGFVGVVAVVLLFALLTWRSFMVGRQALLLDRVYASLVAQGIGIWLGLQSFINMGVNMGLLPTKGLTLPLMSFGGSGIVANCVALAVLLRVDFENRRLMRGLPA
- the murG gene encoding undecaprenyldiphospho-muramoylpentapeptide beta-N-acetylglucosaminyltransferase → MKTIVIMAGGTGGHIMPGLAVADRLRDAGWKVVWMGNPDGMEAKLVPPRHYEMAWVRFSALRGKGLKRQLLLPFNLLTAFWQAWRAFGKIRPDVVLGMGGFISFPGGMMASLRGIPLVLHEQNSIPGLANKVLAHVADRVLTGFPDTFRKGRWVGNPVRPEIAALPPPAERYGARSGRLQVLVLGGSLGAAALNETVPKALALLPEDERPEVVHQSGEKHLDALRAAYAAAGVHAHTVAFIADMAGAYEWADLVICRAGAATIAELAAAGVASILVPFPHAVDDHQTANARFLAQAGAAILLPQSELTPERLALIRALKRPQLIEMAEKARALAMPEATAAVAATCEEVCK
- the murC gene encoding UDP-N-acetylmuramate--L-alanine ligase, yielding MKHKVRRIHFVGIGGAGMSGIAEVLANQGFEVSGSDLASSAVTCRLQELGVRIAIGHAAENIAGADAVVVSSAVKDDNPEVVAARQNHIPVVPRAQMLAELMRLKQGIAIAGTHGKTTTTSLTASCLAEAGLDPTFVIGGRLNSAGANARLGSGEFLVAEADESDASFLYLSPVIAVVTNIDADHMDTYGHDFGRLEQAFVDFLHRLPFYGVAVLCIDDPHVRAILPRVAKQVVTYGFSPDANIRAENVRAEGARMHFDCIRRNGAVSRLAVTLNLPGEHNVRNALAAIAVATEVGAGDTAILKALAEFTGVGRRFQRYGEVALPGGGSFTLIDDYGHHPTEMAATLAAARGAFPGRRIVVAFQPHRYTRTRDCFEDFVRVLSEADAVLLTEVYAAGEAPIVAADGRALARALRVAGKVEPLFVEDINTMPQSILACARDGDVVITLGAGSIGAVPAKLVQG